A DNA window from Syntrophales bacterium contains the following coding sequences:
- the cas2e gene encoding type I-E CRISPR-associated endoribonuclease Cas2e: protein MVVTVVENAPPRLRGRLAIWLLEVRAGVYIGKVSRRVREMIWEQIEVGIGEGNAVMAWTTNTESGYDFRTLGMNRRIPVEMDGVKLVSFLPEDDDES, encoded by the coding sequence ATGGTGGTCACCGTGGTTGAAAACGCGCCCCCTCGGTTGCGCGGAAGGTTGGCGATCTGGCTACTGGAAGTGCGTGCCGGCGTGTACATCGGGAAAGTATCCCGGCGCGTCCGGGAAATGATATGGGAACAGATAGAGGTCGGGATTGGTGAGGGTAATGCGGTCATGGCATGGACCACGAACACGGAATCGGGATATGATTTCCGTACATTAGGGATGAACCGGCGAATACCCGTTGAGATGGACGGGGTAAAGTTAGTCTCCTTTTTACCGGAGGACGATGACGAATCTTGA
- the cas1e gene encoding type I-E CRISPR-associated endonuclease Cas1e, whose protein sequence is MTELVLPMLKPIPMKDRISVLFLEKGNLDVLDGAFVVVDKNGVRTHIPVGGVACLMLEPGSRVSHAAVTLASRVGCLLIWVGDGGVRLYASGQPGGARADRLLYQAKLALDDSARLKVVRKMYAMRFHEEPPERRSIQQLRGIEGVRVRKMYELLARQYGVPWKGRNYDYSTWEGGDIPNRCLSSATACLYGICEAAILAAGYAPAVGFLHTGKPQSFVYDIADIFKFDTVVPVAFRIAKRKPQNPEREVRISCRDAFRQSKILRRIIPTIEEVLMAGEMERPKAHEEAVEMAIPNKECIGDGGHRG, encoded by the coding sequence ATGACCGAACTAGTTCTGCCCATGCTGAAGCCGATCCCGATGAAAGACCGCATTTCAGTGCTCTTTCTAGAAAAGGGCAACTTGGATGTACTTGATGGCGCTTTCGTCGTTGTCGATAAAAACGGTGTTCGAACGCACATTCCTGTTGGGGGTGTTGCCTGCCTGATGCTTGAGCCGGGCAGCCGTGTTTCCCATGCAGCGGTTACACTGGCGTCCCGCGTAGGATGCCTTCTGATCTGGGTAGGTGATGGAGGTGTTCGCCTCTATGCATCGGGTCAGCCCGGTGGCGCCCGTGCGGACAGGCTGTTGTATCAGGCGAAGCTGGCATTGGACGATTCCGCGCGGCTGAAAGTTGTACGGAAGATGTACGCCATGCGGTTTCATGAAGAACCGCCGGAACGACGTAGTATTCAACAACTGCGTGGAATTGAGGGTGTACGAGTCAGAAAAATGTATGAGTTGCTGGCTCGGCAATATGGTGTTCCCTGGAAGGGCCGCAATTACGACTACAGCACCTGGGAGGGCGGGGACATTCCAAATCGCTGTTTGAGTTCCGCAACAGCCTGCTTATACGGTATTTGTGAAGCTGCGATTCTGGCAGCGGGATATGCCCCGGCAGTAGGGTTTCTGCATACAGGAAAACCCCAATCATTTGTTTACGACATTGCCGACATTTTCAAGTTCGACACTGTTGTTCCTGTAGCTTTCCGCATAGCCAAAAGAAAACCTCAAAATCCTGAACGTGAAGTCCGGATTTCCTGTAGAGATGCTTTCCGCCAATCGAAGATTCTGAGGAGAATCATTCCAACAATCGAAGAGGTGCTCATGGCGGGAGAAATGGAACGGCCCAAGGCGCATGAAGAGGCCGTAGAAATGGCAATCCCGAACAAGGAGTGTATTGGCGATGGTGGTCACCGTGGTTGA
- the cas7e gene encoding type I-E CRISPR-associated protein Cas7/Cse4/CasC, whose product MSNFIQLHLLTSYPPSNLNRDDLGRPKTAIMGGKNRLRVSSQSLKRAWRTSSIFAESMKGHIGIRTKTMGLEIYEALKSKGVAENNAKEWAKQIAEVFGKAKKTNAAKPLEELEIEQLAHFSPEEKKGIDVLVDKLATTKTAPSSDDLKLLKESHTAADIAMFGRMLASSPAFNTEAAVQVAHAITVHDVAVEDDYFTAVDDLNKGDEDMGAAHIGETEFGAGVFYLYICINRDLLQENIGGKVLADKAMGALVEAAAKVSPNGKQNSFASRAYASYILAEKGEQQPRSLSVAFLKTIKGEDILSKAIEALERKRENMDAVYGKCAEAIKTMNAETGEGSLEEIITFVTE is encoded by the coding sequence ATGAGTAACTTCATTCAACTGCATCTGCTGACATCATATCCCCCTTCAAACCTGAACCGCGATGATCTGGGCCGACCCAAAACAGCCATTATGGGCGGCAAAAACCGCTTGAGAGTATCTTCCCAAAGCTTGAAACGGGCATGGAGGACATCATCTATTTTTGCTGAATCGATGAAAGGTCATATCGGTATCCGCACCAAAACAATGGGCCTAGAGATATATGAAGCGTTGAAATCAAAAGGTGTTGCAGAGAATAATGCCAAAGAATGGGCTAAACAGATTGCCGAGGTTTTTGGCAAAGCGAAGAAGACTAACGCGGCTAAGCCGCTGGAAGAACTGGAAATCGAACAGCTTGCTCACTTCAGTCCGGAGGAGAAAAAAGGAATAGATGTGCTTGTAGACAAACTGGCCACAACCAAGACCGCCCCGTCCTCTGATGATCTGAAATTGCTCAAAGAAAGTCACACCGCTGCAGATATTGCCATGTTTGGAAGAATGCTGGCCAGTTCACCTGCTTTCAATACTGAAGCTGCCGTGCAGGTTGCCCATGCCATAACAGTACACGATGTTGCTGTTGAAGATGATTACTTTACCGCTGTGGACGATCTGAATAAAGGGGACGAGGACATGGGCGCGGCGCACATTGGCGAAACAGAATTCGGCGCAGGCGTTTTCTACCTTTATATCTGCATCAACCGTGATTTGTTGCAGGAAAACATCGGGGGCAAGGTGCTTGCCGATAAGGCGATGGGGGCGCTGGTTGAAGCCGCCGCAAAAGTATCACCAAACGGTAAGCAGAATAGTTTTGCCTCCCGTGCCTATGCCTCATATATCCTTGCAGAGAAGGGCGAACAACAACCCCGCTCGCTTTCTGTGGCTTTTCTAAAAACGATCAAGGGTGAAGATATTTTAAGCAAAGCCATTGAAGCTCTTGAAAGGAAGCGGGAAAACATGGATGCGGTTTACGGTAAATGTGCCGAAGCCATAAAAACCATGAACGCAGAAACCGGTGAGGGCAGCCTGGAAGAGATTATTACTTTCGTGACGGAGTAA
- a CDS encoding dipeptide ABC transporter ATP-binding protein codes for MKHHLNNNTASLKNNSVFSMDPTAAEVLVDMVNIKKYFPISGGFLSRRQGTVKALDGVTLQIMRGETLGLVGESGCGKTTLGRILARLETPTSGVMRFDGQDIMNLSGSGLKGFRKRVQLIFQDPYSSLNPRMSAGATVGEALGIHGIVAGNERKRRVAELMKTVGLTEEQMGRYPHEFSGGQRQRIGIARAISVNPDLIIADEPVSALDVSIQAQILNLLTGLQDEFDLTYLFISHDLGVVGHVSDRIAVMYLGKIVETARRDQLFQDPRHPYTKALLAAVPIPDPRRVQQRRPLGGDIPSPMNPPPGCAFHPRCPVALDICSRIIPELTERVQGHRVACHRES; via the coding sequence ATGAAGCATCACTTGAATAACAATACCGCATCTTTAAAGAACAACAGCGTGTTTTCCATGGACCCGACAGCGGCTGAGGTGCTGGTGGACATGGTGAACATCAAGAAATACTTTCCCATCAGCGGCGGCTTCCTGTCACGCCGGCAGGGAACCGTCAAGGCCCTGGACGGTGTAACGCTTCAGATCATGCGGGGTGAAACCCTGGGCCTCGTCGGTGAAAGCGGCTGCGGCAAGACAACCCTGGGGCGGATTCTGGCGCGTCTTGAAACACCCACGAGCGGTGTCATGCGTTTCGACGGACAGGACATTATGAACCTGTCCGGAAGCGGCCTTAAAGGTTTCAGAAAACGGGTCCAACTGATATTCCAGGATCCCTACTCATCCCTCAACCCACGCATGAGTGCCGGCGCTACCGTGGGGGAAGCCCTTGGAATTCATGGGATCGTCGCGGGGAACGAACGAAAGCGACGCGTTGCGGAACTCATGAAAACGGTGGGTCTCACGGAAGAACAGATGGGCCGTTACCCCCACGAGTTCAGCGGCGGCCAGCGACAGAGGATCGGCATTGCCCGGGCGATCTCGGTCAATCCCGACCTCATTATCGCCGATGAACCCGTTTCGGCCCTGGACGTATCCATCCAGGCCCAGATACTCAACCTCCTCACGGGTCTTCAGGATGAGTTCGACCTGACCTACCTCTTCATCAGCCATGACCTGGGCGTTGTAGGACACGTGAGCGACAGGATAGCCGTCATGTACCTGGGCAAGATCGTCGAGACGGCCCGGAGAGACCAACTGTTCCAGGACCCCCGCCATCCCTATACGAAGGCGCTCCTTGCCGCGGTCCCCATACCCGATCCCCGACGCGTGCAACAGCGCCGACCGCTGGGTGGAGACATCCCCAGCCCCATGAACCCGCCGCCGGGATGCGCCTTCCATCCCCGCTGTCCGGTTGCCCTCGACATCTGCTCCCGGATCATTCCGGAACTGACGGAACGCGTTCAGGGGCACCGGGTCGCCTGTCACAGGGAATCGTGA
- the cas6e gene encoding type I-E CRISPR-associated protein Cas6/Cse3/CasE: protein MYFSMITLQKGLSPRDVNALASYTGYQAHQLVWQLFADHEDRKRDFIYRYEVRNGTLILYTVSERKPAGEEKIWQIQTKEYKPKLRAGQLLGFTVRANPIRAKRKDDGQQKRHDVIMEEKLKLKKEDKIFNISDIVHNKGFQWLEERAASHGFNITPNDIRADGYRQHKFFKRKGSTPISLSTVDFNGMLTVTDPAVFIDRCLFRGLGPAKGFGCGLMLVRRV, encoded by the coding sequence ATGTATTTCAGCATGATTACGCTGCAAAAAGGCCTTTCTCCTCGTGATGTTAATGCGCTTGCCAGTTATACGGGATATCAGGCTCATCAACTTGTTTGGCAACTGTTTGCCGACCATGAAGATCGAAAGCGCGACTTCATTTACCGTTACGAAGTGCGTAATGGCACGCTGATACTTTACACTGTTTCGGAACGTAAACCCGCAGGTGAGGAAAAGATATGGCAAATCCAAACCAAGGAATACAAGCCGAAACTTCGGGCTGGTCAGCTTCTTGGGTTTACGGTGCGTGCTAATCCGATCCGTGCCAAGCGTAAAGACGACGGGCAACAAAAACGTCATGATGTGATTATGGAGGAGAAATTGAAACTGAAAAAGGAAGACAAAATTTTCAATATTTCTGATATTGTTCATAATAAAGGTTTTCAATGGTTGGAAGAACGTGCAGCCTCCCATGGATTCAACATAACACCTAATGATATAAGGGCAGATGGCTATAGACAACACAAATTCTTCAAAAGAAAAGGAAGCACCCCCATAAGTTTAAGCACGGTGGATTTCAACGGTATGCTCACTGTTACTGACCCTGCCGTTTTTATTGATCGATGCCTCTTTAGAGGGCTCGGTCCAGCCAAGGGATTCGGATGCGGTCTCATGTTAGTGCGCCGGGTGTAG
- the cmk gene encoding (d)CMP kinase, translating to MAGPGGRQPVVVVDGPAGSGKSTVCRLFAEKTGYACLDTGALYRAVAWQAARSGLSLDDEEGLALVCRDIGVVMPDGGGTMVLMVGEEPVDSMIRTEEVAMAASRISRLPRVREALLPLQREAGRNGGVIAEGRDMGTVVFPDAEIKIFLEAAPRERARRRWLELCERGHDPDYDRIHDDILVRDEQDRNRDLAPLRPSDDALVLDTTGMSIDDVIEAVVEIFKIRSVSKGTPGGR from the coding sequence GTGGCCGGACCGGGGGGAAGACAGCCTGTGGTCGTGGTGGACGGACCGGCAGGTTCGGGGAAGAGCACGGTCTGCAGGCTATTCGCCGAAAAAACCGGTTATGCCTGTCTCGATACGGGTGCCCTGTATCGGGCGGTGGCCTGGCAGGCGGCCCGGTCGGGCCTGTCTCTTGACGATGAGGAGGGCCTCGCCCTGGTGTGCAGGGACATCGGGGTTGTCATGCCCGACGGAGGGGGGACGATGGTTCTCATGGTCGGAGAAGAGCCCGTCGACAGCATGATTCGCACGGAGGAGGTCGCCATGGCCGCCTCGAGAATTTCACGACTTCCCCGGGTTCGAGAAGCCCTGCTGCCGCTCCAGAGAGAGGCCGGCAGGAATGGCGGCGTTATTGCCGAGGGGCGTGATATGGGTACCGTTGTCTTTCCCGATGCCGAAATAAAGATATTCCTTGAAGCCGCTCCCCGTGAGCGGGCACGGCGCCGCTGGCTGGAACTGTGTGAAAGAGGCCATGATCCCGACTATGACCGCATCCATGACGATATCCTGGTCCGGGATGAACAGGACCGAAACCGTGATCTGGCGCCGCTCAGGCCGTCGGACGACGCCCTTGTTCTGGATACGACCGGCATGAGCATAGACGATGTCATTGAAGCCGTGGTGGAAATTTTTAAAATCCGGTCGGTTTCGAAAGGTACGCCGGGGGGCCGGTGA
- a CDS encoding leucyl aminopeptidase, with protein MKLTVTKQFPGSCATEAIIVGHYEESTGLRGAAGELDEAGGGLLSSIISGGDFSGKFKDTALVYTGGALPAKRVLLVGLGREEDLTDEKVRVAFAGAARRIRDIKVKECALSSDFGSVGSSPEGPITAVVEGMLLGLYRYTPYKTKTDDTDEIQSVSILCDRGPGDRKAMARAVREARILCDAVYLARDLVSAPANEMTPALLAREARRLEAIPSLSVKVIEAATMKRMGMHALLGVGGGSCNPPKLVVMEYRGGKPKAPPVVIVGKGITFDSGGLSLKPPDSMVQMKDDMAGAAAVMGTLKAVAELKLPVNVIGLVPAAENLPDGCACRPGDILRSLSGRTIEIISTDAEGRLVLADALTYAKRFKPAAIIDIATLTGACVIALGDNLAGLFSNDKPLRDRLMKASERTGEALWELPLWEEYDDLIKSDTADMKNTGTRAGGAITAALFLKKFIETTPWAHLDIAGPAFAAKERGYIPKGASGAGVRLLVQMLCDWT; from the coding sequence ATGAAACTGACCGTCACAAAACAGTTCCCCGGCTCCTGCGCCACGGAAGCCATCATCGTCGGGCATTACGAGGAAAGCACCGGCCTCAGGGGGGCCGCGGGTGAGCTCGATGAAGCCGGCGGAGGCCTTCTTTCCTCGATCATCTCGGGAGGGGACTTCTCGGGAAAATTCAAAGACACAGCCCTCGTCTATACGGGAGGAGCGCTTCCGGCGAAACGGGTTCTCCTGGTCGGGCTGGGACGGGAGGAGGACCTTACCGACGAGAAGGTGCGTGTCGCCTTTGCCGGCGCGGCCCGGCGCATTCGAGACATCAAGGTGAAGGAATGTGCCCTGTCGTCCGACTTCGGCTCCGTCGGTTCCAGCCCGGAGGGGCCGATCACCGCTGTCGTCGAAGGAATGCTTCTGGGGCTCTACCGCTATACCCCCTACAAAACGAAGACCGATGATACGGACGAGATACAGTCCGTGTCCATTCTGTGCGACAGAGGACCCGGCGACCGGAAGGCAATGGCCCGTGCCGTCCGGGAGGCCCGGATACTCTGTGATGCCGTCTATCTGGCCAGGGATCTCGTATCGGCCCCGGCCAACGAGATGACGCCGGCACTGCTGGCCCGGGAAGCCCGCCGCCTCGAGGCCATCCCCTCGCTTTCCGTCAAGGTGATCGAAGCGGCGACCATGAAGCGCATGGGAATGCACGCCCTGCTCGGCGTGGGCGGAGGAAGCTGCAATCCTCCGAAACTTGTCGTCATGGAGTACCGTGGAGGAAAACCAAAGGCTCCTCCCGTGGTTATCGTGGGAAAGGGAATTACCTTCGACAGCGGCGGCCTCAGCCTCAAACCCCCGGACAGCATGGTGCAGATGAAAGATGACATGGCGGGGGCAGCCGCCGTCATGGGCACCCTCAAAGCCGTTGCCGAGCTGAAACTGCCCGTCAATGTCATCGGCCTTGTTCCCGCGGCCGAAAACCTCCCCGACGGCTGCGCCTGCAGGCCGGGAGATATTCTGCGATCCCTCTCAGGCCGGACCATCGAGATCATAAGCACCGATGCCGAGGGACGGCTCGTCCTTGCCGACGCTCTGACCTACGCGAAGCGGTTCAAACCGGCGGCTATCATCGACATCGCGACCCTGACCGGCGCCTGTGTCATCGCCCTGGGGGACAACCTGGCGGGACTGTTCAGCAACGACAAGCCCCTGAGAGACAGGCTCATGAAGGCATCGGAGCGAACGGGTGAAGCCCTCTGGGAACTTCCCCTCTGGGAAGAGTACGACGATCTGATCAAGAGCGATACGGCGGACATGAAAAACACGGGTACCCGGGCGGGAGGCGCCATCACGGCAGCCCTGTTTTTAAAAAAATTCATTGAAACGACACCCTGGGCCCATCTCGACATCGCCGGACCCGCCTTTGCCGCCAAAGAGCGGGGCTACATTCCCAAAGGAGCTTCCGGGGCGGGCGTCCGCCTGCTGGTTCAGATGCTTTGCGACTGGACATGA
- a CDS encoding ABC transporter ATP-binding protein encodes MAPILEIEGLKTRFQTRQGTVKALDGVNLSLDRGETLGVVGESGSGKTVLALSIMRLVPQPQGTIVAGRILFKGKNLLDLSEKDMRNLRGKDLSMIFQEPMNSLNPVIRIGEQIAESVHLHRNISRSEAMDHALEMLKLVGMPSPEARLKNYPHQMSGGMRQRVMIAMALSCNPSLMLADEPTTALDVTIQAQILDLIDRLKSESGSSVILITHDLGVIAEAARNAAVMYAGKIVEYAPVEELFSNPLHPYTSGLMESMPRTEILSKRRGPLKAIPGTVPNLVDLPPGCSFQDRCSFTMSICREQEPQPFLKGPGHQVRCWKYN; translated from the coding sequence ATGGCTCCGATTCTTGAAATAGAGGGACTCAAAACCCGGTTTCAAACCCGTCAAGGCACCGTCAAGGCCCTGGACGGCGTAAACCTGTCCCTTGATCGGGGAGAAACCCTGGGCGTCGTGGGAGAGTCGGGAAGCGGCAAGACGGTTCTCGCCCTCTCCATCATGCGCCTCGTGCCACAGCCGCAGGGAACAATCGTCGCCGGGCGGATTCTTTTCAAGGGGAAAAACCTGCTGGATCTTTCCGAGAAGGACATGCGCAATCTCCGGGGCAAGGACCTGTCGATGATTTTCCAGGAGCCCATGAACTCTCTCAATCCCGTCATACGGATCGGCGAGCAGATCGCCGAGTCCGTCCATCTTCACCGGAACATCTCCCGATCGGAAGCCATGGATCACGCCCTGGAGATGCTGAAACTGGTGGGCATGCCCTCACCTGAAGCCCGCCTCAAAAATTATCCCCACCAGATGAGCGGGGGCATGCGGCAACGGGTGATGATCGCCATGGCCCTGTCCTGCAACCCGTCACTCATGCTTGCCGACGAACCCACAACCGCGCTCGATGTGACCATTCAGGCCCAGATACTCGATCTGATCGACCGCCTGAAGTCGGAGTCAGGGTCCTCGGTGATCCTGATCACCCATGACCTGGGCGTCATTGCCGAGGCGGCCCGGAACGCCGCCGTGATGTACGCCGGGAAAATAGTCGAATACGCCCCGGTGGAAGAATTGTTCAGCAATCCTCTCCACCCCTACACGTCGGGACTGATGGAATCGATGCCCCGGACAGAGATCCTGTCGAAACGGCGGGGACCACTGAAGGCCATTCCCGGAACGGTTCCCAATCTCGTGGACCTGCCCCCCGGGTGCAGTTTCCAGGACCGGTGTTCCTTCACCATGAGCATCTGCCGGGAGCAAGAACCACAGCCGTTCCTGAAAGGGCCCGGGCATCAGGTCCGGTGCTGGAAATACAATTAA
- the cas5e gene encoding type I-E CRISPR-associated protein Cas5/CasD: MKDYLLFQLYGPLASWGDIAVGEYRPSYAHPSKSAIIGLLAAALGIRRDEEERQNSLAGTCSFAVRIDAMGVLMRDYHTTQVPSAKKGVSHDTRRSELAKKGALNTILSSRDYRCDAVYTVAITVAENAPYSVEQIATALQKPVFTLYLGRKSCPLAMPLHPMIVKAETLRDALMTVPPIAELSNINSKTTTNVYWETDIASGIALQHVITRRDEPRSRKRWQFSDRLENYGVFKKEES, translated from the coding sequence ATGAAAGACTACCTTCTGTTTCAGTTGTATGGGCCGCTGGCTTCCTGGGGGGATATAGCCGTTGGGGAATACCGCCCAAGCTACGCCCATCCGAGCAAATCGGCGATTATCGGTCTGTTAGCGGCGGCGCTTGGTATCCGGCGCGACGAGGAAGAACGGCAGAATTCATTGGCAGGAACCTGCTCATTCGCTGTTAGGATTGACGCCATGGGTGTGCTTATGCGCGACTATCACACAACCCAGGTTCCTTCAGCCAAAAAAGGCGTGTCACATGATACACGACGATCCGAACTTGCAAAGAAGGGAGCACTTAACACGATTCTGTCCAGTCGTGATTATCGATGCGACGCAGTTTATACCGTCGCCATCACCGTGGCCGAAAACGCCCCTTATTCTGTCGAACAAATAGCAACTGCATTGCAAAAACCCGTCTTTACGCTCTATCTTGGCCGCAAATCATGTCCATTGGCTATGCCGCTTCATCCTATGATCGTCAAGGCCGAGACACTGCGTGATGCACTGATGACCGTGCCACCAATAGCTGAATTGTCAAATATCAATTCGAAAACAACTACAAATGTTTATTGGGAAACCGATATCGCAAGTGGCATTGCACTTCAACACGTCATTACCCGAAGAGACGAGCCACGTTCCAGAAAGCGCTGGCAGTTTAGTGACCGTCTTGAAAACTATGGCGTTTTTAAAAAGGAGGAATCGTAA
- a CDS encoding M48 family metalloprotease yields the protein MTATRPWKPLRALLSLFVAASLLLALPSPSQATFTYDDERRVGKELYDKIKEAGLLLTDDPLVDYVNEIGERLIRQDNRYPLDFTFSVIQSSGINAFATPGGYVYVFTGLVKLAENESQLAGVLAHEIAHVKARHIAQMVSASKRLGVASLAAVLAGALIGGGEAAAALMGLTSAASATMTLKYSREHEEEADRLGMGYLVGAGYLGRSMLDFLKIMQFNQFYSNTVPSYFLTHPQTSDRIRYLTLLLETRYRQEGETEMYGGFERHKTRLYLKRQSPRDNLRYFAERIRQNPLDPEAHYGLAVSESKTGQYDAAAQSFTRALELKPEDIEIIRDFGISFFEKGDIPAALDQLGQAWNRGARDRDTLFYLGKSYEMEGDYPAALDMFRTINEINPNDSEIYYNLAMMYGKTGELGESHYYFGKYFKSTGKMSSARFHFKTALDQVPPESPRAGDIRKEMDPGES from the coding sequence ATGACCGCAACACGACCATGGAAACCGCTGCGGGCTCTTCTCAGCCTGTTCGTCGCGGCCTCCCTGCTTCTTGCCCTTCCCTCACCGTCACAGGCGACCTTTACCTATGACGACGAACGGCGCGTGGGCAAGGAACTCTACGACAAGATCAAAGAGGCAGGCCTTCTTCTCACGGATGATCCCCTGGTGGACTACGTCAATGAAATCGGGGAGCGCCTCATCCGGCAGGACAACCGCTACCCTCTTGACTTCACCTTTTCCGTCATACAGAGCTCCGGAATCAACGCCTTTGCCACTCCCGGAGGCTACGTCTACGTCTTTACGGGCCTCGTCAAGCTTGCTGAAAACGAGAGCCAGCTCGCGGGCGTTCTGGCCCATGAAATAGCCCACGTCAAGGCCCGCCACATAGCACAGATGGTCTCCGCGTCGAAACGGCTCGGTGTCGCATCGCTGGCGGCTGTTCTCGCCGGAGCCCTGATCGGCGGTGGTGAAGCGGCGGCGGCACTCATGGGATTGACCTCCGCGGCATCGGCAACCATGACCCTGAAATACAGCCGGGAACACGAGGAAGAAGCTGATCGCCTCGGCATGGGCTACCTCGTGGGGGCGGGGTACCTGGGCAGGTCAATGCTCGACTTCCTGAAAATCATGCAGTTCAACCAATTTTACTCGAATACCGTGCCGTCCTATTTCCTGACGCACCCCCAGACATCGGACCGCATCAGGTACCTGACTCTGCTCCTGGAGACCCGTTACAGGCAGGAGGGCGAAACGGAGATGTACGGCGGCTTCGAACGGCACAAGACGAGACTGTACCTGAAGAGGCAGAGTCCCCGGGACAACCTTCGATATTTCGCCGAACGGATTCGGCAAAACCCGCTGGATCCGGAAGCCCACTACGGCCTTGCCGTATCGGAAAGCAAGACGGGACAATACGACGCCGCTGCGCAAAGCTTCACCCGGGCACTGGAACTGAAGCCGGAGGACATTGAAATCATTCGTGATTTCGGCATCAGCTTCTTTGAGAAAGGCGATATACCCGCTGCCCTGGATCAGCTCGGCCAGGCATGGAACCGCGGCGCCCGGGACAGGGACACCCTGTTCTATCTCGGAAAAAGCTACGAAATGGAGGGAGACTATCCCGCGGCACTTGACATGTTTCGCACAATCAACGAAATAAATCCCAACGACAGCGAGATCTACTACAACCTCGCCATGATGTACGGGAAAACGGGCGAACTCGGTGAATCCCACTATTACTTCGGAAAATATTTCAAAAGTACAGGGAAAATGTCCAGCGCCCGATTTCACTTCAAAACGGCCCTCGACCAGGTTCCCCCCGAAAGTCCCCGCGCCGGGGACATACGGAAAGAAATGGATCCCGGGGAATCCTGA